CTCACAATTTGAAGTAATTCTTCTTTGTTGTCTGGATGACATGCTATTAAATAAGGTTCCTCTTTCATTCCAGTGAACGGATTCCCATCAAAATCTATAACAATCCCTCCAGCTTCCTTGACCATCAAAATACCTGAATACAAGTCATCGCCCTCAGAATTGTATAGCACAATTCCATCGATATCTCCTTTGGCAAGCATACACCATTGGAGTGTCGGCGCCCATAGTCTCATCATTCTCTTAAATTTAAGATCAATGAATTGCCTTAGCTTTACTGCTCTTTGATCATTTTGTACTTTATGTCCTTGAATCCAGCCAATATTTCCTTTGACAATATTAGGGTTGCTCTTAACTTGCATTGGCCGATGATTACACCTGGCCCCTTCCCCAATAGCAGATACAAATAGACGGTCTGTCAATGGCTCATATACCACTCCAAGCACAGGTTCTCTTCTGTACATAAGCGTAATGGATGTCGTAAAGACAGGTAAACCAATCCTCATATTAGATATTTTTTCATTTGTACACTATCAGACACATAAATTAATTACTCACATGACATATAATTGATTTGTACATAGGTTTTTACAACAACGAACGAAGTAATAGGAGGAAATAATATAATGGAAACCCTCGAAACCGAACGCTTAATCCTTCGGGAATGGCAGGATAGCGATGCTAACGATTATTTTGAAATATATAGCAATAGTGATGTAGAAAATGCTGGAGCGAAAATTTGTAAGAGTATTAATGAAAGTCTTGAATCTATCCATCATTTAATTAAAAGTCAGGAATCCTGGGCTATCGTCTTGAAGAAAAATAACAAAGTCATCGGTTCAATATCTCTTAGCGATATAAACAGACACGACCGCTATAAAGAGATAGAATATATTATATCTATGGATTTTCAAAATAAAGGATATGCAACGGAAGCGGTTAAGTGTTTGTTAAAGTATGCCTTTACTGAACTTGACTTATTGGTAGTGGCAGTTTGCCATTATTCATCCAATTTAAAATCCAAACGTGTTATCGAAAAATGTGGTTTTACTTATGAAGGGACACTACGCAAGTACAGCAGAAATTTAACCGACAGCGTACGGTATTCTATGATAAAAGATGAATGGGAAAACTTATAAAAAAGCTACTCCCCATTTACCACGATCATCTGTACTACCGCTCGGTCGTCGCCCTTTAGCTTAACCTTACCAGCGAGTAGTTGTGAGGAACCGTCCCCATCTAGAAAAATAGCCTTGCTCAAGTTTTCTAGTTCAATACTTTCCTTAATAGCAGTTCGAAATTTCTCCGCGGTACATTTGGTCGAAGTGACCACGAGGTATACTTTTCCGTCATCATCATAGGCCAATCCACTGCGAAGACGCTCGTCGTCCGGAAACGGTAGCCCTTCTTCATTGACCGCTAATCTATACCAGTTGCTGTCGTCTTTTAAATTCATGCTGACTCCGCCCTGTGCCCAGAACTTCGTAGCGTCTGTAAAAGACAAATCGTCAACGCTTGAAGCTCTTTGCACGCTGACCATTTTTGTGACCCGATCATATACCATGGTCCCTCGAGCATATTTGACATTGAACCAGCCTGAGCCGTATTCTTCAGGACTTCCGTTTACAGGCATACCATCCATAACCGCGATGCTCAACAACTGATTCTCCCAAAAGAATCCACCATTTATTCCGCTAATTCCCACTCGCACAACATTGTCGTTAATGCTGGAAAACGAAATATTACCCGGATCCGTCTTCAGCACATGTAGAGTAACCCCATTATCAGCGGTGACTTGAAAGTACTTAGTTCCTTTGGGAATCCCGTCCTTACCTAAGTTCCATCCAAACAAGGCCCCTAAAATGAGGACTAAGGCACATAAATAAATCGGAAAATAACGTTTTATTATGATGAATCTTTTATCCCCTGTTCCTTCCATATCCATTAGTCTCCTATCTTCTCTTTCTATTAAAAGACGAAACAACCCAGTTTAGATATCTCCTATTCTTGCATCTTTACTGAATCTACGGTTTCATTCACGATTCGGACCCGGCTACCATCACTGTAAGTACAACGATTGGTAGCATCTGTACCCGTCCTTTATTCATCTCCTAGTCTCCTCTCTTATCCATTGATCATATGCCATAAAAAATCGAGTTGCCTAGTCCATCAAACGGATATTTCTAGAACCAGCAGCTTCCCCCAAGCATCTTACAATTGAGATACATTCCACGTTGCCCCTTATTTACTCAATCGAGATTTTGTTTCGTCAGACCCTTTTCTTTCCAAGCGTACCAACCAACGGAATGTTATGCAAGCCGGATCTCGAACTATACTCAGTACGCAAAAAATGAGAATATCGCTTTCGTTTTTTGAGAAGTCATAGGCGACAATGCTGGCTATAATCAGTGATAAAGAAATTCACAAAATTATGGAGGAGTCCGTTATGACGAAATGGATTGGACTGCGAGATCTTATCAGGCAAGAAATACAGCAGCGCGGAGAGGAAGGCTGCCATGTAACAGGTTTCATGGAACGACTGGAAGCAGCCGATATGGATGAAGCTCAGATTATGGGGATATATCATGAATTAATGGCACTTGAAATAAGCCCTGATTTTAAGTATATCGAGCCATCAGATTTGGAAGCGATTCGTGCTGAACGCCCGGAAGGGCCGCG
The window above is part of the Paenibacillus lutimineralis genome. Proteins encoded here:
- a CDS encoding inositol monophosphatase family protein gives rise to the protein MYRREPVLGVVYEPLTDRLFVSAIGEGARCNHRPMQVKSNPNIVKGNIGWIQGHKVQNDQRAVKLRQFIDLKFKRMMRLWAPTLQWCMLAKGDIDGIVLYNSEGDDLYSGILMVKEAGGIVIDFDGNPFTGMKEEPYLIACHPDNKEELLQIVREGYIVRES
- a CDS encoding GNAT family N-acetyltransferase; protein product: METLETERLILREWQDSDANDYFEIYSNSDVENAGAKICKSINESLESIHHLIKSQESWAIVLKKNNKVIGSISLSDINRHDRYKEIEYIISMDFQNKGYATEAVKCLLKYAFTELDLLVVAVCHYSSNLKSKRVIEKCGFTYEGTLRKYSRNLTDSVRYSMIKDEWENL
- a CDS encoding phosphodiester glycosidase family protein codes for the protein MEGTGDKRFIIIKRYFPIYLCALVLILGALFGWNLGKDGIPKGTKYFQVTADNGVTLHVLKTDPGNISFSSINDNVVRVGISGINGGFFWENQLLSIAVMDGMPVNGSPEEYGSGWFNVKYARGTMVYDRVTKMVSVQRASSVDDLSFTDATKFWAQGGVSMNLKDDSNWYRLAVNEEGLPFPDDERLRSGLAYDDDGKVYLVVTSTKCTAEKFRTAIKESIELENLSKAIFLDGDGSSQLLAGKVKLKGDDRAVVQMIVVNGE